The proteins below come from a single Cottoperca gobio chromosome 11, fCotGob3.1, whole genome shotgun sequence genomic window:
- the tbxta gene encoding T-box transcription factor T-A → MTSSNTDQRLEHLLSAVESEFQKGSEKGDASERDIKLSLDDADLWNKFKELTNEMIVTKTGRRMFPVLRASVSGLDPNAMYSVLLDFVAADNNRWKYVNGEWVPGGKPEPQSPSCVYIHPDSPNFGAHWMKAPVSFSKVKLSNKLNGGGQIMLNSLHKYEPRIHIVKVGGIQKMISSQSFPETQFIAVTAYQNEEITALKIKHNPFAKAFLDAKERSDHKDISDHSADSQQSGYSQLGGWFLPGQSPICPSSSPPQFSGTAGHSSGSYCERYSSLRSHRAAPYQSHYPHRTSSTNNYMDNTSGSLPSHDSWSALQIPNSTGMGTLSHSSGSTSNSSQYPSLWSVAGTTLTPSGSASGSIPGGLTSQFLRGSSYTGLTSSLPVSSPSSMYDPSLSDVGVGEAQFESSIARLTASWAPVAQSY, encoded by the exons ATGACTTCTTCCAACACTGACCAGCGCCTGGAGCATCTCCTCAGCGCCGTGGAGAGCGAGTTCCAGAAGGGCAGCGAGAAGGGAGACGCGTCCGAGAGGGATATTAAACTGTCCCTGGATGATGCAGACTTATGGAACAAGTTTAAAGAGTTGACCAACGAGATGATTGTCACCAAAACTGGAAG GAGGATGTTCCCGGTGCTCAGAGCCAGCGTCAGCGGCCTGGACCCCAACGCCATGTACTCCGTGCTGCTGGATTTCGTGGCCGCGGACAACAACCGGTGGAAATACGTGAACGGGGAGTGGGTCCCCGGCGGCAAACCGGAGCCCCAGAGCCCCAGCTGCGTCTACATCCACCCGGACTCCCCCAACTTCGGAGCGCACTGGATGAAAGCTCCTGTCTCCTTCAGCAAAGTCAAACTCTCCAACAAACTGAACGGGGGTGGGCAG ATCATGTTGAACTCTCTGCACAAATACGAGCCGAGGATACACATCGTGAAGGTCGGTGGCATCCAGAAGATGATCAGCAGCCAGTCTTTCCCCGAAACACAGTTCATCGCAGTCACTGCCTACCAGAATGAAGAG ATCACTGCTCTGAAGATAAAGCACAACCCTTTTGCCAAAGCCTTCCTGGACGCCAAAGAAAG gAGCGACCACAAAGACATCTCCGACCACAGCGCAGACAGCCAACAGTCCGGCTACTCCCAGC TTGGAGGTTGGTTCCTGCCCGGCCAGAGTCCCATCTGCCCCAGCAGCAGCCCGCCTCAGTTCAGCGGCACAGCGGGCCACTCCTCCGGCTCGTACTGCGAGCGCTACTCCAGCCTGAGGAGCCACAGAGCGGCCCCGTACCAGAGCCACTACCCCCACCGCACCTCCAGCACAA ACAACTACATGGACAACACTTCAGGGTCTCTGCCCTCTCATGACAGCTGGTCCGCTCTGCAGATCCCAAACTCCACCGGCATGGGCACGCTGTCCCACAGCAGCGGCTCCACGTCTAACTCCAG TCAGTACCCCAGCCTCTGGTCAGTAGCCGGCACCACCCTCACCCCTTCAGGCTCGGCCTCGGGCTCCATACCCGGAGGTCTGACCTCCCAGTTCCTGAGGGGCTCCTCCTACACGGGCCTGACCTCCTCGCTGCCCGTCTCCTCGCCCTCCTCCATGTACGACCCCAGCCTGAGCGATGTCGGCGTCGGGGAAGCCCAGTTCGAGAGCTCCATCGCCCGGCTGACCGCGTCCTGGGCGCCCGTGGCTCAGAGCTACTGA